Proteins from a single region of Anastrepha ludens isolate Willacy chromosome 5, idAnaLude1.1, whole genome shotgun sequence:
- the LOC128864880 gene encoding uncharacterized protein LOC128864880, whose protein sequence is MPPKEEKSANDSKMVTPVTMLQTTNVPEFNPNVESWNVWKERLEIHFCEVNCTDDNVRKSILLKSIGAVPYKVLHSLCSPATPVSKSFKELCEILDTQYTPPTIVFSERKIFHISTKQESESVAEWYARVKMLALNCKFGVNLDAFVLNQFVMGLPNFIFERLCEEDENLTIQSALRKAMILETKCIIKGGKEETAVNFVKKQKHQKQNNSSSDNRGNGGNSNRGKWGSSNRGSGDGGSNRDGGRDNRGDGERKFPCSHCGWRNHASQSCKYKDSKCHSCGIVGHLASVCCNKKRSVNYVSNDNDDEHDNNDLFNYSIFSVAERNSFDVYSLPVVIDGVKLNAVCDTGAPCTLLPLSFYENNIMEKTLRPCNIPYVDYIGDRLKLVGEYDASITFKGNTKTVVVVVVDSANPPLLGRTFLRSFNFELLQINNINFENKYAAIVEQLKIEFVEVFEDKLGEFKNSEICLKVVENATPVFCKPRPLQLAWKAKVEKQLRDLISSGVLEPVDNSDWGTPLVPVLKPNGDLRICGDYKITINKFLEDFKYPLPRIDEIFASLEGGEIFTKLDLSNAYNQLILDDESQLLCAWSTHIGTLKVKRLPFGVKTAAAIFQKTMESLLRNIPFVVVYQDDITVTGKTMQSHIKTLRLVLQKLQNAGLKLNIKNNLKPPTTKEKIIESQHNNINNHKGNRHETFQKGQNVMVRDYRNPNKPSWTQAVAEQQLGPQSYSCTLAHNKHSIKRHLDQIRNQQIQQHVETNMQMLSDNNTALTVANEIPTMEDLSRTRRELRPREGATALG, encoded by the exons ATGCCTCCTAAAGAAGAAAAGTCAGCGAATGACAGCAAGATGGTGACACCAGTGACAATGCTTCAAACGACGAATGTTCCAGAATTTAACCCGAATGTGGAGTCGTGGAATGTTTGGAAGGAACGTTTGGAGATACATTTCTGTGAAGTGAATTGCACAGATGATAATGTAAGGAAgtcgattttattaaaatcaattgGTGCCGTTCCATACAAAGTTCTACACAGTTTGTGCAGTCCAGCTACTCCCGTGTCAAAATCATTTAAAGAGTTGTGTGAAATATTGGACACACAATACACTCCACCTACTATTGTGTTTAGTGAGcggaaaatatttcatatttcaacgAAGCAAGAAAGTGAATCTGTGGCGGAATGGTATGCTCGTGTAAAGATGTTGGCACTTAATTGTAAATTTGGGGTCAATTTAGATGCATTTGTGTTAAACCAATTCGTAAtgggtttgccaaatttcatcTTTGAAAGGCTGTGTGAAGAAGATGAGAATCTCACAATTCAAAGTGCATTAAGAAAGGCGATGATATTAGAGACGAAATGCATAATAAAGGGAGGAAAAGAAGAAACTGCAGTGAATTTTGTCAAGAAGCAAAAACATCAGAAGCAGAACAACAGTAGTAGTGACAACAGAGGTAATGGTGGCAACAGCAACAGAGGCAAATGGGGAAGCAGCAACAGAGGCAGTGGTGATGGTGGCAGCAACAGAGATGGTGGCAGAGATAACAGAGGCGATGGTGAGAGAAAATTTCCTTGTTCTCACTGTGGTTGGCGAAATCATGCATCTCAGTCATGCAAATACAAAGATAGCAAGTGTCATTCTTGTGGAATAGTTGGTCATTTGGCGTCTGTTTGTTGCAATAAAAAGAGAAGTGTTAATTATGTATctaatgataatgatgatgaacACGATAATAatgatttgtttaattattcaatttttagtGTGGCTGAGCGAAATTCGTTTGACGTGTATTCTCTTCCAGTCGTTATTGATGGAGTTAAATTAAATGCTGTTTGTGACACAGGTGCACCATGCACTTTGTTGCCTTTGTCGTTTTACGAGAATAATATTATGGAAAAGACTCTCCGACCATGCAATATTCCATATGTTGACTACATTGGTGATAGATTGAAGCTGGTTGGCGAATATGATGCGTCGATTACTTTTAAAGGTAATACaaaaactgttgttgttgttgttgtggattCTGCAAACCCTCCATTGCTTGGTCGTACGTTTTTACGTTCTTTTAATTTCGAattattgcaaataaacaatattaatttcgaaaataagtATGCTGCGATCGTCGAACAATTGAAGATTGAGTTCGTCGAGGTTTTTGAAGATAAGTTgggtgaatttaaaaattcggaaatttgtttaaaggtTGTTGAAAATGCAACACCAGTATTTTGCAAACCCAGACCTTTGCAATTAGCATGGAAGGCTAAAGTTGAGAAACAGTTGCGAGATTTAATCAGTTCAGGTGTTCTCGAACCTGTTGACAACTCTGATTGGGGTACACCTTTAGTACCAGTTTTGAAACCCAACGGTGATTTGCGGATATGCGGTGATTATAAAATCACAATTAACAAGTTTTTAGAGGATTTTAAATATCCTTTACCCAGGATAGATGAGATTTTTGCATCTTTAGAGGGTGGTGAAATTTTCACAAAGCTTGATTTGTCCAATGCGTACAATCAGCTAATTCTTGACGATGAGTCACAATTATTGTGTGCATGGAGTACGCACATAGGTacattaaaagtaaaaagattACCTTTTGGTGTTAAGACTGCGGCAGCGATTTTTCAAAAGACAATGGAAAGTTTGTTAAGAAACATACCGTTTGTCGTGGTGTATCAGGATGACATTACAGTCACTGGAAAGACTATGCAGAGTCACATTAAAACGTTGAGGCTAGTActtcaaaaactacaaaatgcTGGATTGAAACTAAATATCAAAAA CAATCTCAAACCTCctacaacaaaagaaaaaattattgagtcTCAACACAACAACATAAATAATCACAAAGGAAATCGTCATGAAACTTTTCAAAAAGGCCAAAATGTAATGGTACGTGATTACCGTAACCCAAATAAGCCTAGTTGGACACAGGCAGTTGCAGAACAACAACTTGGACCTCAATCATATTCATGTACTTTGGCTCACAACAAACATAGTATCAAACGTCATTTGGATCAAATCAGAAACCAGCAAATTCAACAACATGTCGAAACCAACATGCAAATGTTATCAGACAACAACACAGCTTTGACTGTAGCCAATGAGATACCAACGATGGAAGATTTGTCACGCACTCGAAGAGAACTCAGACCACGTGAAGGAG CAACAGCTTTAGGATGA